The genome window GACCGAGCACGAGAACACGCAAGACGCCATCGACGCGATGAGCGGCGGCGCCTACGACTATTTCCCGAAGCCGGTCGATGTGGAGAAGGCGCTCAAAGCGATCGAGAAGGCGCTCGAGCTCGGCCTACCCGAGGCGCGGCGCTCCCCGCCGGGAGAGAGCGTCGAGGTCGGCGCCGCCGCGGCTCGCCTCATCGGGAAGAGTCCGGAGATGGTGGAGATCTACAAAAGGATCGGGCAAGTCGCGGTGTCCGATGCGGCGATCCTGATCCAGGGAGAGAGCGGAACCGGAAAGGAGCTCGTCGCCCAGGCGATCCATCGGAACAGCCGGCGCCGGAACGGGCCGTTCCTCGCGGTCAACTGCGCCGCGATTCCCGAGACGCTTCTCGAGAGCGAGTTGTTCGGATACGAGCGCGGGGCGTTCACCGGCGCCGTCGCGCGCAAAGCCGGGAAATTCGAACAGGCCGACGGCGGGACGATCTTCCTCGACGAGATCGGAGACATGAGCCTCAGCATTCAGGCGAAGGTGCTCCGAGTCCTTCAGGACAGAAGCTTCGAGAGGGTGGGCGGACGCGAGACAATCTCCGCCGACACGCGCGTGGTTGCGGCCACGAACAAGAGCCTCGTCGAGTGCATGAAGAGGGGCACCTTCCGGGTCGATCTCTTCTATCGGCTGAAGGTCGTGTCGATCTTCCTCCCGCCTCTCCGCGAGCGCGGAGACGATGTTCTCCTTCTCGCCGAGTACTTCATTCAAAAGTTTAACTATCAACTGGTGAAGTCGGTCCGCGGGCTCTCGCCGGAG of Candidatus Eisenbacteria bacterium contains these proteins:
- a CDS encoding sigma-54-dependent Fis family transcriptional regulator, with protein sequence MLTSPRAVGGEGTQLKKITIIDRRRESILRLSDDLERRGYEVRTYADEREALGEIAASRPDLVISEIALRGVSGLQVLAEIRGIDPRIPVIIVTEHENTQDAIDAMSGGAYDYFPKPVDVEKALKAIEKALELGLPEARRSPPGESVEVGAAAARLIGKSPEMVEIYKRIGQVAVSDAAILIQGESGTGKELVAQAIHRNSRRRNGPFLAVNCAAIPETLLESELFGYERGAFTGAVARKAGKFEQADGGTIFLDEIGDMSLSIQAKVLRVLQDRSFERVGGRETISADTRVVAATNKSLVECMKRGTFRVDLFYRLKVVSIFLPPLRERGDDVLLLAEYFIQKFNYQLVKSVRGLSPEATELLRTFDWPGNVRELENNIQTAVLLNKTGVLIPEDFPIYLERKDGGTRLGPGARSRDLAGAFRTVLEPVFGSLSIEQRGSVYDRMIRDFEKALLRLALEKVEGNQVRASRLLGISRNTLRGRLERFREDEEAGSGRSEHQV